The Engystomops pustulosus chromosome 2, aEngPut4.maternal, whole genome shotgun sequence genomic interval CCCCCCGCCGCCGCCACCAGCGTCACACTCCCGGGGACGTGGCCGGACTTCCACATGAGTCGTCCGCTCACTATGGGGGGGACAGAGCATCCCGGGAGGGGGCGAGGGCTTACAGCGTCTACAGGGGACGGGGCCGCAGAGTAGAGAGCGGGAGGTGATGGGGGTCTATGTGCCCGCGCACCCTGCATGCTGCTGAGGGTGGAGGCACTGGCAGTGCCCTGTGTGGATGGTGACAGGTGCGGGGGGAGCGCTCTGCAGTGATTGGGGCAGCGGTTGACACTTCCAGGCGGGAGGGGACGTTATCACCGGAAGTTACGTCTATCGGCCTCAATTAGCCAATGGCTGCTCGCTGTCTTTCCCCTTGTTTAGGCGGGTTTACGAACGAGCCAACGGAGTCAATGGGCGGGCTACACCTGAGCCAATGAGAACGAGTGCTGGAGCATAAATATTGCGCTCAGTTCCCGTTTCCTCATATCACCGCtatttgtgtgtgagagagaacCATGGCCAGAACCAAGCAGACCGCCCGCAAGTCCACCGGAGGCAAAGCGCCCCGCAAGCAGCTGGCTACCAAGGCCGCCAGGAAGAGCGCGCCCGCCACCGGCGGAGTCAAGAAGCCTCACCGCTACCGCCCCGGCACCGTGGCTCTCCGCGAGATCCGCCGTTACCAGAAGTCCACCGAGCTGCTCATCAGGAAGCTGCCCTTCCAGCGCCTGGTCAGAGAGATCGCTCAGGACTTCAAGACCGACCTGCGCTTCCAGAGCTCTGCAGTCATGGCGCTGCAGGAGGCCAGCGAGGCCTATCTGGTCGGCCTCTTCGAGGACACTAACCTGTGCGCCATCCACGCCAAGAGAGTGTCACCATCATGCCCAAAGACATCCAGCTGGCCCGCAGGATCCGCGGCGAGAGGGCCTAAGTCCTCCCCGGGCGGGTACCGTCCTACACAACacaaaggctcttttcagagccacccacatcctccacaggacgagCTCAATAACCCCCACCTCCTCACACCCCACGTGAACCCTTCTATGACCGCTCTTTTGCAGCCGCTCCTATCCTCTAAGGCCTCATATCTGTCTGCAGGGAGACGCTGCGCTCCTCCCCCGGCTTCTAGTGCTGTCAGCGATGTCCCCTCCTCCCCAGGACAGGAATCGCTGCCCAGcgacacaatacatacatatttaaaaaaaaaaataaaaaaatactactatagatatgtttgtatatgtcccgTGTTATTTGTATAGCGCTACAGTATGATGGTGCTATACAGAAAAAATATGAACAGTATGGAGCGTGTCCTGCCACAGCACAGGTCATAAACCTCACACAGCTGCGCTCCCCGTTCTCTCCCTCTGGTCACAGTGCGAGCCGTTTGGGTTCTCAGCCTCCCTGATTACCGCCAGAGGTGGTCGCAAGCCACTACTGCGCTCCTCGGCGACTCTAGTCCTAGTTCTAGATCCGCAATCTCTATATTTCATCTCCATTTACAGTTAGATCTGCACTTTCTATATAACATTTACATGTAGATGTGCACCCCTCCCTCAGTTTATCCGCCGCTCTCATGAGGCGGGAGTCTTTGTGCTCTCCACACACAGCGATGTAGCAGGGATTGTAGAAAGAGCGGGGAATTCAAAATTATGACACGTTCAGTGTTCAGCCAATAGGTGGTCAGGGGAGGAGAGAATAAGGGCACGCCCCTTTCGTCACACCAGTAGTTCTCTATCTGGTCGtctcactgtgtatataaaggaGACCTCGGCAGAAGAAACAACATTCACTGTCTTTCACGAAACAGAGATCATGTCTGGACGCGGCAAAGGAGGAAAGGGTCTTGGAAAAGGAGGCgccaagaggcacaggaaggtgCTGCGTGATAACATCCAGGGAATCACAAAGCCCGCCATCCGCCGCCTGGCTCGCAGAGGAGGAGTCAAGCGTATCTCCGGCCTCATCTACGAGGAGACCCGCGGCGTCCTCAAGGTGTTCCTGGAGAACGTCATCCGTGACGCCGTCACCTACACCGAGCACGCCAAGAGGAAGACCGTCACCGCCATGGACGTGGTGTACGCGCTCAAGCGCCAGGGCCGCACTCTCTACGGCTTCGGAGGTTAAGACTCGTACCCACCCGGCTCCATCTCACCcccaaaggctcttttcagagccacccacctcctcctagaGAAGAGCTCGCACTCTGCTGCTTGTTTCATACCGCTGTCTGTAATCCCCTTGCCCCTATAGATCTCCTGTGATGCACTACGGAATGTGATGGCGCAATAGACACCTAACTTATCCCCGGGCCGCCGCAGTGCGGATGATCTCTTAATTAACGGGGGAGGCTTATGAGAGGGCACGAGCGACTGATTGAGATACCGCGGGCACTACACGGTGTGCATATGGTTGTTCGCGCGAGAGTCAGATTTGAGTTTCCCGCTGAATCCCTCCGCACACCGGAGCCGCGCTGTCGCTCATGGCTTCTCCTACCGATGCGATGACGCTGCGACAGCCATGACATTGAGTGTCTATGCACTGCCCGGGCATCTGCTGAGGTGTAAGCCTTGTCACGCGTTATAGGGCCCCGGGACACTGCACGGCCGCAAGAAGCTTCTGATACACCACAgggcgtcacacacacacacacaatcactcGGGGCTTCCTGGACGGGGCTCCGCATCTACTCTAATAAAAGACTGCAGGTGAACTACTGATAATGGGTGTATGTGCAATATGTTATCCTGGACCCTATTGCAATAGGCTATAACAAATTCATACGTTTTAGCAGTAAGGTATGTCCGTTTTGGGAAGCACAATATGTGAACCAATTTAAGGTTGTATTTGGGAATTAtaggcactatgcactttaaatattatatatatttgtccCATGTGACCCTAGAAACATTTTCTCTTGAAGTAATAGCATACCCCTCTGTGCACATCTCTCTTAGTAGAGCAGCACCTACCCCTATATATATCATCCTGTATCATTTGTCTGATTTTGTGTGGTGTCCTTGTTTTCCTTTTATGTGACCAGCctgttatttgtttttaattgtgtttcaTTTGTCAGTTAATAAAGCTATATTTCCTTCATACTTTttggttaaaatgtttttttttttcctcgagATCGGTCTAATAAAAGCCGTCAGTCTGACAACACTGACGAGCGGGCGCGCGCCTGCCTGTCACCCACCCCCCCCTGGCCATTTATCCAGGCCGGCCGCCTCCCAGTGTCTTACCCAAGCATCCGCTTGGACACCAGGAGACGCTGCAAGTTCCCCATTCTTTCTTTTATGCACCAATTGCCATATAATATGGCTGTGTACATGATCGCGCCCATCTCTTCCTGTACAGAGGCCGAGGGAAGGAATGACATTGCGCCTTATGTCCATGCATCACTGGCCCCCAGATTGTACCCGGGATGGAATGAGCAGCAGGGACCGCCACATCTCACCTAACAGAGACGGTAGAAACG includes:
- the LOC140117174 gene encoding LOW QUALITY PROTEIN: histone H3-like (The sequence of the model RefSeq protein was modified relative to this genomic sequence to represent the inferred CDS: deleted 2 bases in 1 codon), which translates into the protein MARTKQTARKSTGGKAPRKQLATKAARKSAPATGGVKKPHRYRPGTVALREIRRYQKSTELLIRKLPFQRLVREIAQDFKTDLRFQSSAVMALQEASEAYLVGLFEDTNLCAIHAKRVTIMPKDIQLARRIRGERA
- the LOC140117184 gene encoding histone H4, translating into MSGRGKGGKGLGKGGAKRHRKVLRDNIQGITKPAIRRLARRGGVKRISGLIYEETRGVLKVFLENVIRDAVTYTEHAKRKTVTAMDVVYALKRQGRTLYGFGG